GGACAGCACTTTCCCCCCCATAGTGCAATGACTCCAATTATCAGCCAGGCAGTGACCGACAGAAAACTTGTCAGGGAACCATTCAGACCAACATCTCTTTTCTCACCTCTATCAGTTCGAGGCAAAGCCCTTTCACCCTTCAGGCTTCATCCCTTTCTAAAGCACAACTTaatctccctctctctccccccaCCTCCACAACCATGTCCTCCCTTTCTTCCCTGCCTCCCctctcttttatttctttttccccaCCAATATCTGCCCTATTCTGGAAAGGATATTGCTCTATCTTATACTCAAAACTGGAATTCACAGAACATATACGAGCAATTTTATGAAACAATTAGATGGGTTGTTTTTAGTCACATTTACTATATATTTTACTTGGTAATTAAATGGAGGTTGAAGAAAATGGTCTAACATAtaccgacaaaaaaaaaagttggatGGGAAAGTTTTGAACTTTGACAAAAAATGTatgtttgatttgtggtaaATCTACAACTGGATTTTGACACCCAGTGGGAGTTAGCAGAGGAGGATGAGTGGAGTTTGATCTGGGcttttttttcatcattcatGGTGAAAGAGGAAGAAATAGAGACAGGTGAGGAAACAAATAGCTGACCTCAGGTCCCACAAAACAGTGATTAGTCAGAAACAAATAAGTAATCTGTGTGTCTTGTAATGGATCATTTTTCTGTTCAAGGTAAAATTGCTCTTGCAATAACAGCAACCAATTGTAAAATCTTGAGTAGATgatcatccatcaaaacagCAAGCAGCATTTCATAAGTGTGGAGACTCTAGAGTGCAATTTAAAGCATACATATAcccattttgaacttgattcTATGTGCAAGATGAACTTGATTTTGAATTAGCAAAGCGAAACTGCATAATAACACTTACATTTTTGCTACCTCAATAACCCCTTGACGGCATGTCATTTCAGAAAGCTTCAGTTTTTCAATCTCTCTGCAGACAAAAAGATTCTCGTAAGACTATATAAAAACTGTGTcagaaaaacaagaagatatGCATAAACAAGTGGACACAAGGAGAATGAACAGGATCTACAAGAATAATAAGTTTTCCCATTTTCTTCTAAAAATGGCCCGTGGAAAAAAGCAGTCCACTGCATGAGGCTGCTCTCACCACATAGTCAACAGGGATTACCCTCGTCTTAGCAAAGAATGCTATTTCAAAGTGTCTTAGGCGTCATCCTTGAAGTGACCTCATTTAAAGTCATGGCTGTTCCCTTAAGAATATTGTGTGCTTGAGACAACATGCAGAAGCAAAAATTGGGTGATTGGTTTTGCAGAATGAGAACCAATATGAGAAAATCAACAAAACAAATATAAAATATGACAGACATGACTGTCTGATATCAATTTCTGGCACCAATACCTTTATTTGAAATTGATGACAGATAACTGGCATCCTTAAGCGCATTGTTATAAAGATTATAGCAACCTCTTGAGACTTTTCAGGTAGTCTTTTATCTATCAAGAATCACTATAAGTTCAGCAGGGCAATCTGGTAGATGGTTGAGGCCCAAAGACAGAAGGCTAAATACGAAACTTCTTACTCTAAGACATGCTAAACCCCCAATTCTGCACAGCAAAATGCTCAAGGGTGATACTAAATGTCTGTCATTGAACCCAGTAGAGTAAACCCATAATGCAGCTTGAGGAGCTAtgtcttgttctttttcttttgcctcCCCCAACCATTGAGGTATCCATGACTCATCTGATGAATTGACTCGTGATAAATCCAGCACAAGTTTTTTTCAGAACATATGATGTTGTTGCAACTATAAACCACACTGATATGCTAGGAAGCAGAGGATGTTAAACAAATATGCATTTGCCTTATGAAGTATTTAGGAAATATAACTGTTAATGCAAAGGACATGTATCATTGTAAAATTGAGAAAGCAAAAACTTGAGAAAATTTGAACTTGTCTGCTTCAAAGTATTTTGCATAATTTTCATAAGATTTCCTTCAGCAAATCATGATGGCTTCTCCTTTTCTGCTTGTATTTCTATATGATAGAGTTACCGTACTTAAATTTTGTGGGTAGACTTCCTGTTCTTGTAAACGAATTCTATTACAAACTTCatcaggaaaaagaaaaagatatggATAAACACATGCATAGATAAAGATGTATGGATGAATGTATACATTTTAGGTGTGTTACTTTATATTATTCATCTAGGACAGGCCAAAACATATGGAACTGCTGAAGTGGAACCAAGGCTAAATTGATTATTAGACTTCATGCATCACAAAGCCTTGTGAGGTTAACCCACACTTTTAAGGTAAaatgattttaatggtaaaagaaATAAACTAAAGTCCAAGTTAATTAACCAATCTGACAGCCCAAATAGGGATCTAAAGGAAGGAGTCAGTTCTAATCATTCAAAAGATAGAATCCTGATTTTTATTCTGAAGGTCAGATCCTGACTGGTAAAAAGGATAGTAAGAACCCATCATTTATAACAGTTCCTTAGTGATCAAACAAAATTGACATTGGAGCCTCTATATAAGTTGAATATCCTATTTTGGAGAACATTAATCAAACAAGAGCTATATATGGTGTAAAGAATACAATAACAGAAAAACAACATGGATAAAAGAGTGGAACATATGGACAAATGTGCCACTTACGTCTTAGCAGCCTGCCTGCCTTTCCCAATTGACGTGCCAAAGTACCTCTACAACAAATGCCATTATACATCAATATGTGAAATGAAAGTCAACCAAGATGACCAAATAAATCTAAATCAGTAGCCCTATCTTCATGGAAATTATTGTTAGAGTGGTACAGTTACTGACAAATGCATCAAATGTGTGTTTCATACGAAACATTAAATACATGAACTCACATGAGAAACACCAGAAGGTTCAACCATGTATAGCTGTGGTCCATCTCTGTCATACCCTCCTAATATTACTCCACATCCAAAGGGCCTGGAGCAATTCATCCTCTTACAACAGTCAGTTCCAGATGCACAAAGAAAGCTCAGGGAAATGATAACCAAAAGAACAGCAGTATTTTATACAATCGAACCTGAGCCACCAATACAGTGTACATAGATGAACATAACTAGCAACACGGTCTGCAAGCTCTTTCACAGGAATTTGCTCTCCATACACACTGCAAAAGCATCCCACAGGACAGGATACGTAAATAGGAAGTACATTGACTAGAAACTGCAAACATAGCATATTTCCTAGTAACTACACTATTTTGATAAAAACTACTGTCTGATGAGATTCAAGGTTCCCAAGGCAATTGAACATGAATACAGGGTACATTTTTTTGGAACTGAAGAACACACATAGCTCAAAGTAGCTTTTGTAAAATCACAGCCAGTATTGCGTGATTAGGTTTTTCAGGTTTTAATTGTAAATTATACACCCATCCACACTAAGATTACAGTCATACATCAAGAACATTTACAGCAAATAACTTGATAACTAAATAATAGAAAGCTAAATGACCTCTTAAAGAACTGAAAAGctttttcatcttcttcataatATGCCAATTAAGGAAACTGTAGCTAACAGTTTCCTCTTCACTCAGCTACAGGATGTCTTTCTTATTTACAATAACTAATCATTAGAGGAGTTGATGCAATTCACAAAGCTCCCTGAACGAGCACAATTAAATTTTATCAAAATGCACTACTTCCCAAGTCATAATGCAGTACCCAATGCCACCTGAAACTCCTAAAGAGCATGTGACAGTAAGAGACcaggaaaaatataaaaagaataGGAACAATTTCAACATGACtcaaaaatttaaaagagaggaaagaacaGATCCAACAAAAAGTTTTGCTGCTCAATTTGGTCTGCTTTCCATATGTCAAAATTGGAGAAACAATGCAGTTTCTAGTATTCAGGCAATAATTAGCAAAGTTTTTAAtctaaagaaaagcaaaagcacTCTATCCAGATTGTCATGATACCTAGTACATGCAGACTGACTTAAACCTGGAACCTTGAATAGGAATTTTGGTAATAATTGACACAAACCCCCGCATTATAATCTCAAAGAATAATTTTTTAAGATTTTCAAATGTAACTTTAAACATTACTAAATTGCAATCAATCCCAACAATTTCCCATGTCTAAGGATGGCTATAAACAGAGTCATGCTGGTACTCATTTCTTGGTGACTGAACAAACACTATCAGGAAAGGCTGTTGGATCCTTCTGTATGAGTAAGTTTAAGGTTAATAGTTCAATTTTAACAGCACAGGACATGTCAAACCACTAGGAAAATAGTGCCATCTTGATAAAGAACATATAGGACCTGTTATGCAAAGAGACAAATCGATGCTAGCATAGTATTTgagaataataatttgatgagaCAGAACATTCACAATCTGGAAGTAATATGGAAAACTCATACGGGTAATAATCAGTTTCACATTGATCTCATTAGGTAACACGGGGTGGAAATAAGAAGTATTCAAGGTAGTCATTTTACTTTATAGTATTCTTTTTCATTGGCAATATGAGCATCCCACTTCCACCGCCCATCTTCTTCCTTCTCTCCGTGTTCCACTTGGGATGGTACACTAGTCTAGCTCTTTCCAGTCATTTAGCAAATCTCATTCCAAGATTTAAAAGCATAGCGACAACTCCTCAAACTATACAGAACAGTTGGGACACGTGGTTGAAACCACATTTTTCTTTAGAAAGATGAGAATGTGTTAGGTGCTACTTGTTAATTCACGTGATATATAAACAGCATTACACATGATTAACGAAGGAACTAGtgcaaggaaaaagagaagTATCAGTAATAGGAACGCTCGAGATACAAAAACTTTCAGCAAGTAAAAGCTCAATTAACAAAAGCAGAAGATTAGCAAGGCTAAGCCAGAAGCTTAAGAAAACCTTTCGTAATTGGTTGCCTCAGATTTAGCTCGTGCAACAATTTGCCTCCCGTCTGCGGCCAATCCAGCAACGGCCTGTAACCGGATAAAGAGAAAGAATAAACAGCAAATAAGATAGAATAAAATAGAGCAGAAAGAGCGACACTTTACCATGCCGGAGTGGCGGTGAACAGCATGGATTCTCCGATTGGACCCGGGCAGCATCATTTTTGACGCAATGAGCTTCTCCACTCCCTAAAGATATGGTACAATCGTTGGTACTAGCATATTCAGTTAAAGAGAAAAAGAGCGATCTTTAATTTCtatgaagaaaaattcaaacGGTTGGAAGCCCTAAGTGCGATTAGAACGGAATACTTTAATAGCAGGAAGGGAATTTTAACCAGGACAACGCCGTCCTTGCACTTGATGCCGACAACGGTGCCGCTGTTGTCGACGGCCTTGGCGGCGTACTCGATCTGAAAAACCCGGCCATCAGGGGAGAAGGTGGTGACTGATAGGTCGTAGCCGGTGCCTATGCTGCTCATTCTACTTTTGCGAGTATTCTTTTTGattgctggccggattctgaTTCCGCTTACTGTTTTTGCAGATTTAACTCTTTAACAATAAAAATTGCTTCGTCTTCTTGGTTAGTGTTGTGTGGGTTCTCCTCTTATTGAGAGGATCATATCATATGGGGTTTCTTTGTCGCCAAGACAGTGGTTTaagaaaaagcaaaacaaaagcccttctgggggaaaaaaaaaacaaacaagagtGGGGACTGGGGGGGCTCGAGTCGCGACaaagaataaaattcaaaaagaagaaaaaataaaaaataaaagcgcTTCTTCTATAAATAGATTGGTTTGCCATCCAAAAAACAAATGGAGaccaaaattgcaattttccCTCTCCAAGGTGTGGGGACTCTGTTCGATTGGATATTCTGTGGTAGATTATAATTTGGCATAATTTGATTTTAGTGTACCAACTACCCATAGCACTAATTGGTCGGGTTCCTAAGAAAGCGAGCGAACTGGCTCGCTCCCTCTAGCCAGGAACGAGAACACGGCTTTGAGCTTCCCCccttccaggaaaacagagcaAGCAAATACCCACCAAGACTTCAAACGAAAAAGGGGCAGCAAAGTCAAAAAAACCCAAACCATCctccgcccccccccccccctttctcCTTCCAAGAATGAGAACAGGGAGTGAGGGCTCAGGAAAAGATATGGAATCAATGGGGGTGATGGGAAGGAGATTGGTGTTGGTTGCATCAGATTTCGTTATATCCTTTATGTGGGTTTGGTCAAGTGTGCTGATCAAGATCTTTGTGTACAATATCATGGCCTTTGGAAGGGATGACGTCCAAGGTGAGATCTTGAAGCATGCTCTTGCTGTCATCAACATGTTCTTCTTTGCCTTCCTGGCCAAAGCCACCAAAGGTGGGAGCTACAATCCACTCACCATCTTCTCTTCTGCTGTCTCTGGCAATTTCACCCAGTTTCTCTTCGTTCTTTGTGCCAGGATTCCTGCTCAGGTGCATGCTACTCTGCCTGCCACTATTTTCTTCATATATTTCTTCTGTTTCTTTTCATACCAATTTCCCGTTGGCTTTAATTACTTCATaacttaagttttttttttccccaaattaTTCTGTTGcttctttgaaaaaaagaagctTTCTGCAAGATGAAAATGTGTACTGTGGAAAGGGAATTCTACAGTAATTGCATGACACCAAATGGCTACTCCTTTTCAATTTGCTAAAATTGACCGTGCCTTAACTGTGTAATTATGGGTTTGACATCTATTTCTAAATATATGGTGATTTTCCATATTCAGCTCTGATCCAGGTGAATCCCTAATTGATGCTATTCCAATTTTCTCTGTCAAAATGTTTTATGTCCTGATATTTCGTTTTATTATTTAAATGAACTCAACACAAGGTGGCAAACCAACCCAAAACTCAACAACAGATTGAGAGGGTTTCTACTTGAGCTACCGAATCATTCCTCCATACCACCTCCACCACCCCCCAAGAAAAAAGAACTCTACAATCACTCTCTTGTGTGTCTGTATGTGCGCGTTTGTGGTGGTATTTGTTGGCCATGCAGCAGTAGATGGCCCTTCTTTGCCGTTAAGATTCTAGCTGATGGAAAGCTGTGATCCAACCTTTTGATGTTTCttttaaattatagtgatataTTAGTTAAAAGAGGATACCGGTCACATGGTTTGATTATTGTACATTGTCGTTTTAAGAGAATGCAGAGATTATTACAATTGATTAAGTTCCCAACTCGGTTTGTATTTTTTAAGGTTAAAGTTTGCGAAAAACAAAGGACTTGATATATAAATAGATAATAGATGTCTTAAAGGCACTGCCAACTTTTCGTGGATTGGAAATTTGAGCTTAAATTTGTGGTTTACTCTGATAGATCACAATGTATCTTTTACGAGTTCTTTCTGTTCTTGACAATTGAATTGAACGATAGATCTTTAATACCCTTCCTCATTGGTGATTGATATTTTCCTTGGTTGCTGCATATTGTGTTATAAGCTAGTATCGGCTTTGGGACTAATCCGACGTAGTGTTTCAAGAATGAAAGGGATTTTTTTCGTAGAAGCTAACATGTAATGATAGTTAATGTATAATCATGGTTAAGTGCTTTGAGCTGCCAAGATGACAACATGTGCAATGGTGGATATTGTGTTCCAAAATGTCATAACTTCAAAGAAGAAATGTGATTGCTGTTATGCTTCTGAGGTTTTTTATAACCGAatgagcttaagttgcaattaggtTGTTGGATTAGAATTTCTAGAAAGAATTCTGAAGATTTCAACCTTGTCAATTGGGGGGCTGTAAAAGATAGGAAGTTGCACTTTCAGAAGCATGTTGATGATTGCCATCCATGTCTCACAATTGATGAATGAAGAAGTTAATGGTCATGCTAAACAAATAAGGTAAAAAACATAGTAGTCTCCTTTAAGCATATTATGACAAATAGTAGCCTTTTTATAAGGGAGAAAGTATGTGTACCCTTAGGTTTTCCATAATTACTAAAACTTCTTTTCTAGTTTGATATATTATAGGAACCTCCTTATAGCCTCTCATGTGATTACAGTAGCCTTGCTTGTCATTAACTCCTTTAGCAACAGTCTACAGTTCGGATTACTATTGGAATTTAGAGCATAAACTACTAAACAACACTTTGGCCCCGTTtggcaagtgaattttttgggtgtttgtctaaaactttactgtagcttactgtagaaattgtagaaaaattttttgaagtgtgtaaatttttggatattttgaagcgtatagtttaaaaattttgaaaagttttttgaggttactgtaactaaagttgttaaaaaatttgttaaaaagtTGTTAAAGACTTTGTATTGAGGGTTGAAAATGAGCTTATGTTCTTCATTCATCAACTATTTTTAGTGTTTACAAGAAACAAATAAACATAATTTCCAGCTAACAATTCTCcaaaaaaatctcaacaaaattaCTTTCTAACAAATTAACATAATCTTCTACTTAACAAATCttagcaaaaatattttttaacaacTCAGCATCATCTTCTATTAACAAACATCCTAACAGCTAGATTTATTGAGCAACTAACTAAATTATTCTAGTACTAAAAAGAATCTAGAAAATCTGCAAAGAAGTTGGCATATCTCAACAATTACATAAgcataaacattaaaataaacacaCTTGTTATCCTCTAGTAATGTGAAAACAGTAGTATCTTCTCCAGATTTTGTCGCATGCTCTTTCTCACTCGGTTCCCCACTCCGTATGTAATTCCCCCTCTCTGCTTCCACCACATGCCGTTTTCTCTTTTCTGTCATCCATTTCTTCCTAATCTTCTCTTCCACCTTCTTCTTGCTCTTCCCTCATCTGGCTTTTGCCTCTTCCAGCTGTAAAAGCCTCttaatgttttaattctttttatgTGGATTTTTACCTTAgctattttgattttgatttattagcATTTGATTCTTAAGGCCTCTTTGGTAGAACCCTTTGATCTATAAAGATGCCAATAACCTTAGTTTTGCTTGAACCAATGAAGCTTTGAGGGTTCTGTTTGCTGTTTTGTGGTTTGCCTGAACTATTGTGTGTTTGTCAGAAATGAGTTGAAGTATCTTTGTGGAAATGCAGTTCTAAATGTATTTGCTTATGTGTTCAGGCAAAGTGGTGGTGGTAGTGGGTAAAACAGATTTGGTCTTGAAGTATGGGAATTGGTGCACTGGAGCAGTAAGGGTTGATGGTGTTATCAATGAGAGTTGGATATGATGGTGTTATAGACGAAGGAAGAGAAGAACAAAACAACAAAGGAACAGGGAAAGAAAGAAGGGGAAACATATAAGAAGTAAATAAAAGAGGAATCcctataagaaaaagaaaataatatgtTAGTTAAGAGTTTGTTAATATTTTAAGGTCATAATGTGTGAGTAACTTTTGGACCTAACATGGATGTGGTAAAGGAGGTCGGTGCAATTCCTTAAACCAAACAGGAGGTGCATACCCAAAATGAGATGGAAAAATAGTTATCAACAGGAATGACTGGGATAGACTATCACTAATTAAGTTCACATGGTGTTTAGTCAGTccaaattataattttttggaatttaaCATAATACAATGCCTTATATGCCTCCTCTTTTGCGACAGGGAGGGTTTTTCTGCTTTTTATGTTGAGTTGCAATTGCAAATTTGACAAGTTTATCTATCTTTGAGATACAGAGTGGCGGTTGATGTTATTACAGCAACATGAAGGTGAATGAGACATGATAGGGATTAAAAGCCCAAACTTCATATAAGACTTGTTTAAGTTacaattttctttctctttctccccTTTCCTTGGTGCAATTGTCCAACAGATATACCTCTGTAGCCTGTTTCTCTGTGTTAACTTGAGGTTCTTGTACATGTGCCATAAAATTCTTCAAATTCAGCAACGTGTGATAGATGCAGTAATTTTTTGCTCTGGAAAGTGGGGACGTGGGGACAGAGCTAATTTTTACATTATCTTGATGATGACAGTAGTATAGAATAACAGTCTGATAGGTAGAACAATTTAA
The Coffea arabica cultivar ET-39 chromosome 6c, Coffea Arabica ET-39 HiFi, whole genome shotgun sequence genome window above contains:
- the LOC113697072 gene encoding proteasome subunit alpha type-3, with product MSSIGTGYDLSVTTFSPDGRVFQIEYAAKAVDNSGTVVGIKCKDGVVLGVEKLIASKMMLPGSNRRIHAVHRHSGMAVAGLAADGRQIVARAKSEATNYESVYGEQIPVKELADRVASYVHLCTLYWWLRPFGCGVILGGYDRDGPQLYMVEPSGVSHRYFGTSIGKGRQAAKTEIEKLKLSEMTCRQGVIEVAKIIYGVHDEAKDKAFELEMSWVCDESNRQHQKVPDDLLEEAKAAAKAALEEMDAD